Genomic DNA from Salvia miltiorrhiza cultivar Shanhuang (shh) chromosome 1, IMPLAD_Smil_shh, whole genome shotgun sequence:
aaaggataaatgaaaaaatgagaagaaaatgaaaagagagaattaaagaaataaaaaaataattttttttaattttagtggtaaaatattattgttgaaaattgtgttatatataaattttacaacaaattaaagattttataATGacttttaatttaagatatatattgaatatttttttatgaataaaaaatgatatctTTTAGACAAAACAAAATAGgcgaaaaaaagagaaaaattcgCTGGACAAAATATGAGAGAAAAAATATGTCAGAAAAATAAGTTGTTGCAACTCTGGTTTCATTCTATTAATGGAAAAATATTCATGATAAatctttaattataatataaaaattatcaaaaataattttaaattaaataagatgtaattatttaaagtatcgaaaaaatattttttatcttttttttttaatctcctaCCTCATTTTCTATCTCAATTTCGGATATTAACTTATAATTTCTCCATCCTATTTTTCTCTCTCAcatttcttctctcctctttatttttttcatttgtgcATAACTTCTCTCCTTCTATTCTCTCTCATGTTCCTTGTTTTTCTCTCATAtttattctctctcttctctcctctctttACTTTCAAAACATTGTCCTCAATTAATATAATAGCTGCAACAATGCCATTAAATTGGAGGgaaatttttttgataaaaaattgtgttttcatatactattatatagataaaattaAGTGCTTGGTGCATAGGTTCTGCTCAAAGCTAGGGCCGGACAGGTCGGGCCTCTTTGGTAGCTCGACGATAAGCCTCTCTTCTTATCGGGATCGAGTTTTCGGAGCCGACAAGCTTTGGTCGTCGATATGTTGTGCTCTGCTCCGGCTGGAGCCTATTACTCCGTTCGCGGATCGGAATGGTAGCGCCTTCTTCAGGCAGCCTTGGTTCTTGCTTTGCACTGCTAGCCCTCTGCGGTTTTTTATCACTTGTTGGTCATTTCTTCGTTGGGTTGTTCGGCATGGAATAGGTGGCTAATTCGGGCGTCATCTCTAGCCTTTTTCAGTCATTGGGTGCACTCAAGGTTGGGGTCAGGATGGTCGGGCCTGTATGGTAGCTCGACGATAAGAGTTCTCTTTTATCGGCGTCGAGATTTTGGGGTCGGCAAGCCCTTGTCGTTGATGTGCCGTACCCGCTCCTTGTTGAGCTTCTTccctcgtttttttttttgttggcgGTGGTTTCTTACAGTTTCGACTTTGTGGTTGCACCTTGCTTCTTTCCTAGTTTCTTGGTTGagagtttttcttttttttttttatttatgttcacAGGTTAGGAAATGCTGGGTATACATGGGGGCGATGGTTATGCCGGAGCTCCCGAAGTATTCCCACTTTCATGATGTTTTTCCTTTATCCGTTTTGTTTCcatagacgggtactctttttcctctctttttgagaggttttaatgaggctcggctcttagtctgctttctgtgctttcaagggtttaggtctgtttctcttttttcttttttaataaaatcttattttaataatatattatatagatatagattccCTTAAGACCCGCCGTTCAACGGCACTTGATTCTTGAGAGAATGGCGAGAATGCTTGGCCGGATAAATTTGTACTGCGGAGAGATGGATTTTAGGGGTGGTTGCTCCAATAATTTCCCCAACTCTCATCCATTTTTTTAGCACAAAAATATATGAAAGAAAGAAGAGGTAGAAGAATGAGAATTGTGTGTGAAGTTGAATGAGAAGAAACATGATTTTATAGAAGGAATAAGATgagtaaagaaaagaaaaaacaaaataaaagagcCGTTCGTTCGAACGACTCTatgttgaaaaagaaaaatgaaccaATCTTTAGTTttgaaaatttcaattttcaattttttttaattgctatatttttttattgaaccgtgtaaaacacgcgcccaATCCATGATCATTGTGCACCGAGAGCGGAGGGGGGGAATTGGGTGCGGGAGCTGTGGGCGCGAcatggggtggggggtgggggcaCCCGGGGCGCGCTCCGCACCCCAACTGTGGATGGGCTCtctaataatatttattttaagtaaaatctatattaaaaaattttgaattataaaatatgtggtgtatgtagggatgtcaatgcagcccgaaacccgtgggccgacccgaataacccgacaaaattaaagggttagggttgaaaaatcgcaacctgaaaaaacctccagcccgattagcccgcacccgattaacccggaccccgatagggctagcccgaaaacccggtgggctgacgaaattgtgactgatgcatccagttacaacttctgctatgtttagatctatggtatttacttaaatatatatatgtagcctcattaaaaaaagtgaaattaattagttagaatctatatgtgtgtgtgtgcaatctcattaaaaaaagtgaaattaattacggattttttgtagaaattgattattagtatctcattagttagaaattaattattagtatctcattttaaagtgataccaattttttttttctgtcaatgagacgtgcatggcaaatccactaattattcagtaataatccagattgattctagtgcattgatacatgttaaattttactatctcattttaatataattttgtttatgtaatcttgaatatcttatatttttgcatttcatgctttgctatataatttatatctttaatatctatgtatattttatacattatacattagatcattaggaataataaaatgcaaatgataattttatttttacgcctttaacctgattagcccgatgtgCTAGCCCGAAACTCGAAAGTTTAggtagggttgaagatttacaacccgaaaaaatctccaacccgattagcccgcacccgactaacccggaacccaatagagctagcccgaaaacccggtggactggcccgattgacatccctaggtGTATGTACCTTAACAGTAATAATGAACCTAGTTAAATTTAATTGTGAacttataaaaaaagaaagtaaTACGAGATACCTGTTACGGATGTAATCATTACTTAAATATTAtactttcttagttaattaacttaaattcaaaataaaataaagaatctTGACAATTTCTTGATAGttttcaaaaaaggaaaaaatattttattagaatTCATTATGACCATAACCATATTATCGAAAGATGTGATCTTGGGTACTTCAGATTGCGCCCTCACTTAAACCCTAACCCACACTCTGATTAGAATTCGAATCCTGACCCGAATCTTATAAATAACATCATTTTGAGTGCGGGTCAACCCGATTATATATATGATACACTGATTGTACCcaattttttgtgtttttcGAAAACCACATTTCTAACCCAACTTAAGAAACAAAGGGTGAAATACACTCTAACCCAACATGGACAAGTCCAGGGATTAGTGTCTCTCCTGTTTGAATTTGTATTTTAGTCCAGAGTAAGCGTCACATATAATTTAATCCAAGAAATGTACAAGTTCAAATGCGTCAGCTATGACAATTCTGGAGGAGTAGGTTAGGTCACATCTTCATAATGTTGTGCTATATCATAGTTTTATTCTAattatatcaaataaaataaaaaggtatAATTTTGTTTTAGTTCGGGAGGAGAAGACTTTCTTTAGTGTTTCAATTCTGGAGaagaaaattacataaaataggAGGAGAAAGTTTTTGTATCAATTCTGGACGAGAAGAGACTTTCTCTTTCGAAATGATTTATCAAAACATGgtgaaatcaaataaattatgaCCAATCATATGCTAAGCATCGCTCCGGAATAATTATCATAATATACTCCCAATACGtacatcaatttttatttttattttttgaagtaATATATCAATCTTATTTGAGTTATGTGTCTTTTAATGTTAATATTTGGTGATTGTGTCATGATGCTTGCATAAATTTGTACTCATAGTTGTGGAATGTTACTTTTGAGTGGTCACGATGCATATAAATCCACCCTAATCcgagctaatttgaagtcctTTTATgatacaataaatctatgcagccacattgtggccacccacacactaatataataaggataatcttgatttatttaatttatttttttaaataaaaataggatttagttattttattatattctctatattgtacttatttttttaaattttttttgcattttttattttttatttattttttaataaaaataaaaaagttaccaaaaaattgcaaaaaaataattataatatagagaatatgataaaataattaaatcttatttttattttaaaaaataagttaaataaattaaattattttctacttaagtaaattgtgggtagCATTACtctaaaaattattctaaaacaAACAAAACTGCTTTTGTAAAGCACTTTGAGTTTTTCGTTAAGATAATCATTTTCAATTATGAAATCTCGAGAAAACCGCACATTAATGCACAGACTGTGTTCCATTTTGAAGGATGACACATTCATAAAAGAAAAAGACACGAGGAAAAAGTCAAACATGACCGACCAAGACTTGATGActgatgtaattttttttaagatattCTCTCTTTCGAGTGTAACCTTATCATTTTACCCATATACTTTCTCTGTCGTAAATATTTGTCTAAGTCGAATGTTTCATAGCATAGTTTTATCAAGATTTGGTATCATTTAAACTTAATTAGACTCCTTTGTCCTATTAAaataatctttatttttttaaattttcacacAGATTAAAAAGGTATCTATAATAttctttaaaaaatactccaatATATATGCAATTGttctattttatctttatttattgCTCCACATATTAtgtttacaaatattaaataaaattattatagtaaacgaaaattttattttaatttaaattaagaaaGTGGACTATATTTGAAACATTCTAAAATGAAATAGAAGATTAATTTAGTGGTAGGGACTGGGGAGTATAAAATAGTTACTACATTATTCTAAGCTTCAAGCATGAATAAGTGTAGCACACAAAGTTGACTTAAATAGTAATATACATACAAGAGATAATATTAGGATAAACATTTGAGATGAATGGAGTAGGATAAAAACAGTCACCATCAATGCAACCAACTCTGGTTCATCTGAATACAATATTGAAGTTTCAACGTTCAACACACCCACTTATTTCCAAACAACTTGTTCAACATTGAACACAAATTTGAGCAAATAATCAATCTGGAGACTAGACCAGGACAGAACACAATCCTCCAACATGGGCAAGATCGGCTGCACGAGCAACGGAATACTGGATGATTCGAGATTCAACGAGCCGATGCCGTGGATCGGCCTCTACGTCGTCGCAGCATCCGCAGCTTGCGCCATAGCTATGGCCTTAGACGCCTTCCACAGCTTCCGCTACAGGAAGTTCTGGTTCCCTTGCAGATTCTTCGCTCTCAACGCAACAACTCTCACCCTCATAGGCGTGGCGGTCAAGCTCGCGGTCGATCTCAACACGTCGATGCCCCAGGCGCAGGATCAGCTGGCGAAGCTCAGCAGCACAGCCTTCATCTGCACGGCAATAGGAAACTCTATGCCTTCATTAGGAGCCATGGAAACTAATGAGCTCATGATGAATGTGGTGGCTCTTGGGATTCTTGTTGTCACCGTGATCGTGAACGTCTGCATCCAATTAGGCACCGGGGTCATCTACGTGTTCTGGTATGAGCACGCTGTCGTGATGTTTCTGATGGTTGTGTTGTTTGCAATCTTGATTTCCTCATCGATTGCGATTCCTGCAACCAAGAGTGTATTGGATATGAAGTACGACAAGAAATATTTAGTGGCAAAGAAGGAGTGCGAAGCAAGTTGCAATGCATCGATATCTCGGAAAATGAGAGACGATCTGGCTAGGCATTGGATGATGGCACATACCTGCAACCCACAGTTCGTGATGGGGCGTTTAGCAACTTGCACGGCGTCGGGTGCATTCTGCCTCCTCAGCGCGGTTGCTCTGGCGGAGGCCATACTTCGTAGCTACCTGATGCCGCAGTGCTTCAGATTCTGTGAAGGGGAATCAGACTACAAGTGGTCGACTACATTGATACTGGCAACTCAGGCAGCGGCAGTCGTGGGAGGAACAGTTGCCCCTGCAACAAGATGGTTCATAGCGATTAAATTTAGGTGCCCGAAGACAGTGAAAGAATGCAGCAACAAGGGGTTATTATCAGTAGAAGATTACTGGGTTCATAAGCTCTACCAACTGAGAGCGTGTCCTCTCGATTTGACAATATGCGGCCGACGCAGTAGAAAACTCGTGCACACCACAAAGGACAAGGCATTAGATTTATGCATCTTCATCCAGAAAGCAATGGTAGTCTTGAGCAAGATAGTCAGGCGGATATCAATCATCTTTGTCAGCTGGTTAATGACAATATATAGTTGCTGCAAGAACCTTGTCGCGTTGGTTAAATGCCACAATGCAATTGTGAACTCTGATACAGATTCGGACTCGAGAGGCAATTGCAAACTGGATCTGAGCAGTTATGTCCTGCACCTTGAAGGAGAGGAAGAACTGGTACATGTGATGATGAAAAATGACAGGGACGCCATTGGACATTGGATTAGAATGGGGAGACGAAAGCAGCCACAACACCTCACAAAGCTACTTGAGAAGCTCAATCCTTCAACACGATTTGAGGGGGTACAGAAATTCGACAGCTACCAGGTTCCTTCTTTGGACTCTGAAGAACCTCCCAACAGCTGGGCTCTTCCTCTGGTGACGCTAACGAGCATTGCAATCGCAACCAGTAACACGGACTTCCAATCCCTAAAAGGACTGATGAAATCTGTGCACGAAGGCATCAAATATGTTAGATTTGTAGAGAGCAGCCTTGAAACAGAAAAAGACTTGACAAATGTCCAGAAAGCAGCAGAGATTGTGTGGGCGGGGGTCGACCTCCACTACAGGTGGCTCGACGTGGATCTCCGTCAGTTGGCGCTACAGGAAAAGAGCCCTAGAGAGACAATTGAAGAGCTTTCCAACATAGCAAAGAAGAAATTTCTGGAGTTGAGAAAGAATGACTTACTTGGTTGTTTAAAGTACAGTCCTTCAAAGTGGCCAGTCAAGGTTTTGGCTGCAAATTCTATGTACAGAATATGCCAAACCCTTCTGCTCAAAACAGAAAACAGATCAACTGAGTGCAGTAAGGCAATGTTGGAGAATCTGAGCGCCATGATCACTGACATAATAGGCGCTTGCCTTACTAACTTACAGCATGCCATGTCGATAAAATGTCATCAGAGTTCCATAGAACACAGAGAGGAAAGCGTTCGCTATGCTATTCTTCTACTAGGCAAAACAGAAAAGATATTGGAAATTCTTACCTGCTTTTCCTTGAGTTCAGATCCACACAAAATGGCGTGCATTAATGAATGGCGTGCAACAGGAAAGGAGGATCATCAGCTATGTTATGAGTCTTGTACTACTTCTCCTGACCTGTGTCTCAACATTGACTGAGAATTAGTGGACAAGTATATGTATAGAGGCTTTTGTTTTGGCATATAGATCAATATTTATAGTTACACATGTATGCAAATATATAAACATACTGTTTAGCTTTGTGGATGTAAAGCAATCTTAGAACACAAATCTAAAGGGAATATTCAACGAGACACATGCAGAATAAGACGAGTTTTTAAAACTGAAAGTTTAAAAGAAAGTTTTCTTtcatctatatatctatattatatgaaaatatagTTCTAATCTCCACTTTTTAGcgccaaattttctctctcttataaCTTATCGACACTCTCCATTTTCTATCCTAAACTTTCTCCCACGGTATTTATGCATATTCCATAACCACTACGTTTCATAAATGAACAACCCCCTACACCAATTAGCAAATAAACTGCAGCAACCCACTATCGAAAAGCAATAACAAAACTGctacaaacaaaaaaaaaggttcggatttacaatttataaataccatatcattttcatttatcatttcCCACTTCTCTCTACACTCATTTTCTGAAAAAATTACACAATTCAAAGCAACCCACTATTTTATTTCTCAATGTATCAAAGATTGCTCCACTAAATCGGTTTTCTCAAGGAATTGCAGCcgaaaaaactcaaaattcacGAACCCATGGGGTCACAGCTTCTAAGTATACAAAATTCATGGATGGAGAAGGAGAATGAGAAGAAAAAAGGGATGCATGAAGGCATAAATGAATTACGTGTTGGCTGCTATTTTTGAGGCCATATGTGGGAGCCACGAGGCCGGAGAGGCAGACTTGTGTGTACCTGAGTGGTATTGCGGCAGGATGATCCGCACGGCGATGAGTGATATGCGAGGCTACGGAAAAGACAGAGTGAAAGAGAGGCGGAGAGAGCGAGGAAAAACGGAGAGTTTGGCGGAGAAGGCGGGGTGCGAGATGACCGCAACGATTCTGAGAAAAGAAGGAGAAATGGGCGTGCGTGAAGAGtggagaagaagagaagagCGCCGCCTAAAATTTATTGGACTTGAACTAGACTACAACGGATTCTTGTTTGGTTATTGTTCCAAAGTAATGTAGCACATAAAATCGATTCTTCAATCAGTCAGCTCACATTCAACGTGACCGGAAACAATCTGGTTTTCAAAAAGAGATGGGGGCTTTATATTTTCATCTGTTTGTCGAGCAACAAAGGAAATCTATTTCCAAGGTGACTCTGTCGGAGTTTATGATCACCACGATGTAG
This window encodes:
- the LOC131024933 gene encoding uncharacterized protein LOC131024933 codes for the protein MGKIGCTSNGILDDSRFNEPMPWIGLYVVAASAACAIAMALDAFHSFRYRKFWFPCRFFALNATTLTLIGVAVKLAVDLNTSMPQAQDQLAKLSSTAFICTAIGNSMPSLGAMETNELMMNVVALGILVVTVIVNVCIQLGTGVIYVFWYEHAVVMFLMVVLFAILISSSIAIPATKSVLDMKYDKKYLVAKKECEASCNASISRKMRDDLARHWMMAHTCNPQFVMGRLATCTASGAFCLLSAVALAEAILRSYLMPQCFRFCEGESDYKWSTTLILATQAAAVVGGTVAPATRWFIAIKFRCPKTVKECSNKGLLSVEDYWVHKLYQLRACPLDLTICGRRSRKLVHTTKDKALDLCIFIQKAMVVLSKIVRRISIIFVSWLMTIYSCCKNLVALVKCHNAIVNSDTDSDSRGNCKLDLSSYVLHLEGEEELVHVMMKNDRDAIGHWIRMGRRKQPQHLTKLLEKLNPSTRFEGVQKFDSYQVPSLDSEEPPNSWALPLVTLTSIAIATSNTDFQSLKGLMKSVHEGIKYVRFVESSLETEKDLTNVQKAAEIVWAGVDLHYRWLDVDLRQLALQEKSPRETIEELSNIAKKKFLELRKNDLLGCLKYSPSKWPVKVLAANSMYRICQTLLLKTENRSTECSKAMLENLSAMITDIIGACLTNLQHAMSIKCHQSSIEHREESVRYAILLLGKTEKILEILTCFSLSSDPHKMACINEWRATGKEDHQLCYESCTTSPDLCLNID